A genomic stretch from Pseudomonadota bacterium includes:
- the kdsB gene encoding 3-deoxy-manno-octulosonate cytidylyltransferase, giving the protein MKKVIVIPARYASTRLPGKALREISGKPIIQWVYERALKSALKDSIFIATDDERIKDAAVSFDADVIMTSPECKSGTDRIYQAIKDREADIIINLQGDEPFIRADIIDSLFYAMEKENLTMATLCSPIDNEADYMNPNVVKVVLDRFGFALYFSRSPVPFFRNAMSSSRIEIKDPQFRARNSGCIYKHIGIYGFSRYFLKQYVEMEESILEAAESLEQLRVLENGYDIKVLITNYDGAGIDTEEDLEQARRMSHFLAV; this is encoded by the coding sequence ATGAAAAAAGTTATTGTGATTCCCGCAAGATATGCCTCAACAAGACTTCCCGGTAAAGCACTCAGGGAGATTTCCGGTAAGCCTATTATTCAATGGGTATATGAAAGAGCTTTAAAATCGGCATTAAAAGACAGTATTTTTATAGCTACTGACGACGAGAGGATAAAGGATGCAGCAGTATCTTTTGATGCAGATGTAATAATGACAAGCCCTGAATGCAAAAGTGGCACAGACAGGATTTATCAGGCTATCAAAGACAGGGAAGCGGATATCATTATAAATCTTCAGGGTGATGAGCCTTTCATAAGGGCAGATATTATTGATTCTTTGTTTTATGCAATGGAAAAGGAAAATCTTACTATGGCAACGCTCTGTAGTCCCATTGATAATGAGGCGGACTATATGAATCCCAATGTCGTTAAGGTTGTCCTTGACAGATTTGGTTTTGCTCTTTACTTTTCAAGATCTCCCGTACCGTTTTTTAGAAACGCCATGTCTTCCTCCAGGATTGAAATTAAAGATCCGCAATTTAGAGCCCGCAACTCAGGGTGTATCTATAAACACATCGGCATCTATGGCTTTTCGCGTTATTTTCTCAAGCAGTATGTTGAAATGGAAGAGAGCATACTTGAGGCGGCGGAATCACTGGAGCAGCTCAGAGTTCTGGAAAACGGCTATGATATTAAGGTATTAATAACCAATTACGACGGTGCCGGTATTGATACGGAAGAAGACCTGGAGCAGGCCCGTAGAATGTCTCATTTTTTGGCAGTCTGA
- a CDS encoding VOC family protein produces the protein MKCINIHHLGMWVDNIDEAIFFFTDIMGFSLLTRGPRGSIGPGERALIYAGDQQVLELLTEPNVLPRPDFPVHPIGHVVGVPHVCFRVTDVPACRQRLQVHGYKVSEQFPETGFTHTELGLLRLIYFVGPGGIGFELFEFEDEYPLSCCKKMCSTT, from the coding sequence ATGAAATGTATCAATATCCATCATTTGGGCATGTGGGTCGATAACATTGATGAAGCAATCTTTTTTTTCACTGATATAATGGGTTTTAGTTTGTTGACGCGCGGTCCGCGAGGCAGTATCGGACCGGGGGAACGAGCTCTTATCTATGCCGGTGACCAGCAGGTGCTGGAACTGCTGACGGAACCGAATGTCCTGCCGCGTCCAGATTTCCCCGTTCACCCAATAGGCCACGTGGTTGGCGTCCCTCATGTATGTTTCAGGGTAACGGATGTGCCGGCTTGTCGTCAGAGGCTTCAAGTACACGGATATAAAGTTTCGGAGCAATTTCCCGAAACTGGTTTTACACATACCGAATTGGGTTTGCTCCGTTTAATTTACTTTGTAGGCCCTGGAGGAATAGGGTTTGAATTATTTGAATTTGAGGATGAATATCCCCTGTCCTGCTGTAAGAAAATGTGTTCCACTACGTGA
- a CDS encoding ParB/RepB/Spo0J family partition protein: protein MATKKTGVSAEFLYVPTSNITVLEQVRSNVNIESESFKSLMQSINDRGIIEPLIVTAQEDGKYTLICGGRRYQAAKQLKLETVPVRVIETGKESGEAIAYQLTENLQREDLNPIDQAKEIFAYIQIKHPDKGYNLDGVMGVLVSYNRKPESLPKEVATTVVAIAKITVKSITTLYSSLSLLKLVPKIQDVIAAGTLPVSQGYLFAANLGSPDFFTIFDEIMEKSVTNAKLEKMLTAYKKARPKPAYQKPMPMKKKVAVLQNAKSYFDKKTGMYAKSDLRTFLDELKVLTSFIEKQIETAPETVIINKPGNKPMPQV from the coding sequence ATGGCAACGAAGAAGACTGGTGTAAGTGCGGAGTTTTTGTATGTTCCTACAAGCAACATTACAGTGCTGGAACAGGTGAGATCGAATGTAAATATCGAATCAGAATCATTCAAATCTCTCATGCAATCAATAAATGACAGGGGCATCATAGAACCACTTATTGTAACGGCTCAGGAGGACGGTAAATATACTCTGATTTGCGGGGGAAGACGGTATCAGGCAGCCAAACAACTGAAACTTGAAACCGTGCCGGTGCGGGTAATAGAAACAGGTAAGGAATCAGGAGAAGCCATAGCCTATCAACTTACCGAGAACCTCCAGCGGGAAGATTTAAATCCCATTGACCAGGCAAAGGAGATATTTGCATATATTCAGATAAAACATCCTGATAAGGGATACAATTTGGACGGGGTGATGGGTGTGCTTGTGAGCTATAACAGGAAGCCGGAAAGCCTGCCGAAGGAAGTTGCTACGACAGTCGTAGCAATTGCAAAAATCACTGTAAAGTCAATAACTACGCTGTATAGCTCGTTATCACTTCTAAAACTGGTTCCAAAAATTCAGGACGTAATTGCTGCCGGAACGCTGCCTGTTTCCCAGGGATATTTATTCGCTGCAAACCTTGGAAGCCCTGACTTTTTTACCATCTTTGATGAAATAATGGAAAAGTCTGTAACTAATGCAAAATTAGAGAAAATGCTTACTGCATATAAGAAGGCCAGACCTAAACCAGCATACCAGAAACCTATGCCTATGAAAAAGAAGGTTGCCGTCTTACAGAATGCAAAATCATACTTTGATAAAAAGACCGGTATGTATGCAAAATCCGACCTCCGGACATTCCTTGATGAACTTAAGGTTTTAACCTCTTTCATTGAAAAACAGATTGAAACAGCACCGGAGACTGTAATAATAAATAAACCCGGCAATAAACCGATGCCGCAGGTGTAA
- a CDS encoding YihY/virulence factor BrkB family protein, giving the protein MKHEGNNQSTGIFFIIIKESIISFLNHNNFEMSVALASYGFFSIIPLLFFVSCIFGGYGDISQHVFKGIENLVLHILPNFNMFTIKKFYLSISYRITWGFISLSFIFVSLMSVSDSLRTAFLKIFNITREISFIRVQLINIASTLLMLSLFAALVAGEMAYISYVRHFIDNIPFLNVNGNVIASLIVTSVCMVTVYTVFSPIRLNAYRILIVSVITAVLLVTMKNLFTHFLSYNPDYGVAFGSLKTLFIMIIWVYYSFLVILFGAEITVNIGKRDVLILKKLFLGVENIEKIPEKFINRYTRVYNSDDIVFAEGEHGDVMFFVVTGTVSINRKSQIIRTMKRGDYFGEMSMLLNAPRTATVKVLEDNTRIVVISQENFETILKESPEVVLAILKEMTLRLKLTNEST; this is encoded by the coding sequence ATGAAGCATGAAGGAAACAATCAGTCTACCGGGATTTTTTTTATTATCATTAAGGAATCCATTATATCTTTTCTAAATCACAACAATTTCGAGATGTCTGTTGCTCTCGCATCGTATGGATTCTTTTCAATTATTCCCCTACTCTTTTTTGTGTCTTGTATTTTCGGCGGTTACGGCGACATTTCTCAACACGTTTTTAAAGGGATTGAAAACCTCGTTTTGCATATATTGCCTAATTTCAACATGTTCACGATAAAAAAATTCTATTTATCAATTAGTTACAGAATTACCTGGGGTTTCATCAGCCTCTCATTTATTTTCGTATCTCTTATGTCTGTGAGCGATTCACTGCGGACAGCATTTCTTAAGATTTTTAATATTACACGGGAAATATCCTTTATCCGGGTGCAACTTATTAATATAGCATCAACGCTCCTTATGCTCTCTCTTTTTGCTGCACTTGTAGCGGGGGAAATGGCATACATATCCTATGTACGCCATTTTATTGACAACATACCTTTCCTGAACGTGAACGGAAATGTCATAGCATCATTAATAGTAACAAGTGTATGTATGGTTACAGTTTACACAGTATTCTCACCTATAAGATTGAATGCTTATCGTATTTTAATAGTATCCGTTATTACAGCTGTTCTCCTTGTTACAATGAAAAACCTCTTTACCCATTTCCTGAGTTACAATCCTGATTACGGCGTAGCTTTCGGTTCTCTGAAAACGCTCTTTATTATGATCATCTGGGTATATTACAGCTTCCTGGTAATCCTCTTTGGTGCTGAAATAACGGTAAATATCGGAAAAAGGGATGTCCTTATATTGAAAAAACTTTTTCTCGGCGTAGAAAACATTGAAAAGATCCCGGAAAAATTCATCAACAGATACACAAGGGTATATAACAGCGATGATATTGTCTTTGCTGAGGGAGAACATGGCGATGTCATGTTCTTTGTCGTAACGGGGACCGTCAGCATAAACAGAAAAAGTCAGATCATCAGAACCATGAAAAGGGGCGACTATTTCGGCGAGATGTCCATGCTTCTCAATGCTCCGAGAACAGCAACCGTAAAGGTATTGGAAGACAACACAAGGATTGTTGTCATTTCACAGGAGAACTTTGAAACTATCCTGAAGGAAAGCCCGGAGGTTGTTCTTGCCATTCTTAAAGAAATGACTTTGAGGCTTAAATTAACAAACGAGAGCACCTGA
- the thyX gene encoding FAD-dependent thymidylate synthase → METHLKVILISHTPDPEKAISAAARLCYSPADVEQILSDTGKDDQSAFLEKLIAVGHLSPVEHASFTFAVEGISRACSHQLVRHRLASYSQQSQRYVGEEDGFSYIIPPAIKEDNELRAHFERLMEETSSSYIYIVEKLEEKGCAVESAREDARFVLPNATETKIIMTMNARELLYFFSMRLCNRAQWEIREMAYLMLKLARPLAPAVFRYGGPPCLKGKCPEGSRTCGKTDEVRHRLSFK, encoded by the coding sequence ATGGAAACACATTTAAAGGTAATACTCATAAGTCATACGCCTGATCCTGAAAAGGCAATCAGCGCAGCGGCAAGACTCTGTTACAGTCCGGCAGATGTTGAGCAGATTCTCTCCGACACCGGGAAAGATGATCAATCTGCCTTTCTTGAAAAACTTATAGCAGTGGGACATTTGAGCCCTGTTGAACATGCCTCCTTCACCTTCGCTGTCGAGGGGATATCACGCGCATGCTCGCATCAGCTCGTCCGCCACCGTCTTGCATCATATAGTCAACAGTCCCAGCGATATGTTGGAGAGGAGGACGGGTTCTCCTATATCATTCCTCCGGCTATAAAGGAAGATAATGAACTCCGTGCTCATTTTGAACGACTCATGGAGGAGACTAGCAGTTCATACATATATATCGTTGAAAAGCTCGAAGAAAAAGGGTGCGCTGTCGAGTCCGCACGGGAAGATGCACGTTTCGTCCTGCCAAATGCAACGGAAACGAAGATCATTATGACCATGAACGCACGGGAACTTCTCTATTTTTTCAGTATGCGGCTTTGCAACCGCGCACAGTGGGAGATCCGTGAAATGGCATATCTCATGTTAAAACTAGCGAGACCCCTTGCCCCTGCTGTTTTTCGCTATGGTGGGCCTCCTTGTCTTAAAGGAAAATGCCCGGAAGGCTCCCGCACATGTGGAAAAACAGATGAAGTTCGGCACAGGTTATCTTTTAAATAA
- the phoU gene encoding phosphate signaling complex protein PhoU, with the protein MEIMEGHIYKAFDMELRELKEKILLEGGLVERAIQDAINALLERRSEIADKVIENDDVVNAREVEIDEFCLKLLALRQPAARDLRFITTAIKINYDLERIGDLAVNICERVLELNKEPQLKPYIDIPTMANIVQLMLKESLDAFVKEDVDLALKVSRDDERVDQLLDQVFRELLTYMMQDMRTISRATRVMFISKSLERIADHAVNIAELVIFMAEGKIIRHIKNPSED; encoded by the coding sequence ATGGAAATTATGGAAGGACACATTTATAAGGCATTCGATATGGAACTCAGGGAATTGAAGGAGAAGATTCTCCTTGAAGGCGGCCTGGTGGAAAGAGCAATACAGGATGCTATTAACGCTCTTCTTGAGAGACGTTCAGAGATTGCAGATAAGGTTATTGAGAACGATGATGTGGTGAATGCAAGGGAAGTAGAAATTGACGAGTTCTGTCTTAAACTGCTTGCCCTCCGGCAGCCGGCAGCAAGGGATTTAAGGTTTATCACCACAGCAATTAAAATCAACTATGACCTTGAAAGAATCGGCGATCTTGCTGTAAATATATGCGAGAGAGTTCTTGAGCTTAACAAAGAACCACAGTTAAAACCTTATATTGATATCCCTACCATGGCGAATATTGTACAACTCATGCTCAAGGAAAGTCTCGATGCCTTTGTGAAGGAAGATGTTGATCTGGCATTGAAGGTATCAAGAGATGATGAGCGGGTTGACCAGCTTCTCGACCAGGTTTTCAGAGAACTTCTTACATATATGATGCAGGATATGAGGACAATTTCAAGGGCAACACGGGTAATGTTCATTTCAAAGTCTCTGGAAAGAATAGCTGACCATGCTGTAAATATCGCCGAACTTGTCATATTTATGGCCGAAGGGAAGATCATAAGACACATCAAAAACCCTTCTGAGGATTAA
- a CDS encoding phosphate ABC transporter substrate-binding protein — protein MSNSKILSLILFLSVIMLSSCNDNSTSGAHGKKHTITIAGSTSVMPFIEKLSDHFMVDRPGFRVNVQGGGSTAGIQACLNKTIEIGMSSRQLKQEEKVLNDIVICYDGISVVVHPKNPIRELTLKQIRGIFSGQIKNWKDLGWIDRKIDAITREEGSGTRGSFEDLIMKGEEIYDGIMVQDSNGSVKEIVATDPYAIAYISLGLVDNRVMALSIDGITASLENIKAKKYKIVRPFIFITNGKPNEIVQTFIDYVLSIDGQNILKKEGLIGIK, from the coding sequence ATGTCTAATTCCAAGATACTCAGCTTAATACTGTTTTTGTCTGTGATAATGCTTTCATCATGCAATGATAACTCTACCAGTGGTGCGCATGGCAAAAAACATACTATTACAATAGCCGGATCAACATCTGTAATGCCGTTTATAGAAAAACTTTCAGATCATTTTATGGTTGACCGGCCCGGGTTTAGAGTAAATGTCCAGGGAGGCGGTTCAACTGCCGGTATTCAGGCATGTTTAAATAAAACTATTGAAATCGGTATGTCATCAAGGCAACTGAAACAGGAAGAAAAGGTATTAAATGATATTGTAATCTGTTATGACGGTATTTCAGTAGTTGTGCACCCTAAGAATCCAATCCGGGAACTGACTTTAAAACAGATAAGGGGTATATTCAGCGGACAAATAAAAAATTGGAAAGATCTGGGCTGGATTGACCGGAAAATAGATGCCATAACAAGGGAGGAAGGTTCGGGAACACGCGGCTCTTTTGAGGATCTTATTATGAAAGGCGAAGAGATATATGACGGGATCATGGTCCAGGATTCCAATGGATCAGTAAAGGAAATCGTTGCCACAGACCCCTATGCAATAGCATATATATCGCTCGGGCTTGTCGACAACAGGGTCATGGCTTTGTCAATTGACGGAATTACTGCAAGTCTTGAAAACATAAAGGCAAAGAAATATAAGATTGTAAGACCATTTATTTTTATCACAAACGGTAAGCCGAACGAGATTGTACAGACGTTTATTGACTATGTTCTTTCCATAGACGGCCAGAATATTCTTAAGAAAGAGGGGCTTATAGGCATAAAATGA
- the pstC gene encoding phosphate ABC transporter permease subunit PstC, translating to MTRINFTKERFVKYVLTIFALSSLLFLFLIFIFILYEGLPLFHKIGLKNIILGFKWAPTKGSFGIFPMIVSSFLVTFGALVVGAPMGLSCAIYLSEYSGKKMKMFLKPALELLAGIPSVVYGFLGVVYIVPVVRNYFGGAGFSLLSTSIILGVMILPTVISISFDAITSVPRTYREGSFAMGATKWQTIYKVVIPSAKSGILASFILGMGRAIGETMAVIMTAGNALKIPTSILDPLRTLTGNIALELSYATGDHRQGLFSTGVVLLVIIMILNYIANFGIKKKVIR from the coding sequence ATGACAAGAATAAATTTTACAAAGGAACGTTTCGTAAAATATGTACTTACAATCTTTGCGCTCTCATCGCTTCTATTCCTTTTTTTGATTTTTATCTTTATTTTATATGAAGGTCTGCCTCTCTTTCATAAAATAGGATTGAAAAACATTATACTCGGTTTTAAATGGGCTCCGACAAAAGGCTCCTTCGGAATATTTCCCATGATCGTATCCTCTTTTCTTGTAACCTTCGGTGCCCTTGTTGTCGGTGCACCCATGGGACTTTCCTGTGCGATTTACCTCTCGGAATATTCAGGCAAAAAAATGAAGATGTTTTTAAAGCCTGCCCTTGAGCTTCTTGCCGGCATCCCTTCAGTGGTATACGGTTTTTTAGGGGTTGTTTATATAGTCCCTGTAGTAAGAAATTATTTTGGCGGCGCCGGATTTTCTCTCCTATCTACGTCTATTATCCTTGGGGTGATGATTTTGCCCACTGTAATAAGCATATCTTTTGATGCTATCACGAGCGTGCCGAGAACCTATCGGGAAGGTTCCTTTGCCATGGGGGCTACAAAATGGCAAACGATTTACAAAGTAGTCATTCCCTCTGCCAAATCGGGCATTCTGGCGAGCTTTATCCTCGGGATGGGAAGGGCTATAGGAGAGACAATGGCAGTTATCATGACTGCTGGTAATGCCCTGAAGATACCGACAAGCATCCTTGATCCGCTAAGGACTCTGACTGGTAATATTGCACTGGAACTTTCATATGCTACAGGAGACCACCGGCAGGGTCTTTTTTCAACTGGCGTTGTCCTTCTTGTGATTATTATGATTCTTAATTATATAGCTAATTTTGGAATAAAGAAAAAGGTGATAAGGTGA
- the pstA gene encoding phosphate ABC transporter permease PstA, translating to MRIKPRLVDKIVRICFNFQAFFTVGILVVIVAVICFKGAPHISLGFIFSSPEDMGRHGGIFSTIIGTVLLVLLSIFLATPLGVGTAIFLTEYTKESVFTKIIRFGVESLAGIPSILYGLFGFIFFVIKLKMGWSVLSGVLTITIMILPTIIRTSEEAIKAVPRNLRIVSYSLSATRWETVKKVVIPSAVPGILTGIMLSVGRAVGETAATLFTTGSSLKLPTSLMDSSRTMAVHFYILAREGISMEKAYATALVLVLSILLINIIAYYLMNKMVSKYS from the coding sequence GTGAGGATTAAACCAAGACTGGTAGATAAAATAGTGCGAATATGCTTCAATTTTCAGGCATTTTTTACCGTGGGAATACTTGTAGTAATTGTGGCTGTCATTTGTTTTAAAGGTGCTCCGCATATAAGCCTCGGATTTATCTTTTCTTCTCCTGAGGATATGGGCAGGCATGGAGGCATATTCTCGACGATTATCGGGACCGTGCTTCTTGTGTTGCTGTCAATATTTCTTGCTACCCCTCTTGGAGTCGGGACAGCAATCTTTCTAACAGAATACACAAAGGAATCAGTGTTTACCAAGATCATACGTTTCGGTGTAGAATCGCTTGCAGGGATCCCTTCTATTCTCTATGGACTTTTTGGTTTTATATTTTTTGTTATAAAGCTGAAAATGGGCTGGTCAGTCCTGTCAGGTGTGTTAACCATAACGATAATGATCCTCCCAACAATAATAAGAACAAGCGAAGAGGCAATAAAGGCTGTTCCAAGGAATTTAAGGATTGTAAGCTACTCGCTAAGCGCAACAAGATGGGAAACCGTCAAAAAAGTAGTAATACCTTCAGCAGTCCCGGGGATATTGACAGGAATTATGTTAAGCGTAGGAAGAGCAGTCGGCGAAACAGCGGCAACATTGTTTACCACGGGAAGTTCTTTAAAACTCCCCACATCATTAATGGATTCAAGCAGAACAATGGCCGTCCATTTTTATATCCTTGCACGTGAAGGCATTTCCATGGAAAAAGCCTATGCTACCGCTCTTGTGCTTGTTTTGAGTATTCTTCTGATTAATATTATTGCCTATTATCTTATGAACAAGATGGTTTCAAAATATTCGTGA
- a CDS encoding phosphate ABC transporter ATP-binding protein produces MDIKIKVEKLSVSFGKNKVLKDIDVDVHRHMVTGFMGPAGSGKSTLISILNRMIEFEDNVSIEGKVIINGIDIINGNINSVELRRQIGTVFAVPIPLPRSVYENIAYGPRLKGIKDKEEIYAIVKESLKKAFLWDEMKDRLQISALKLSGGQQQRLCLARTLALMPEIILLDEPCSGLDPISTAKIEDALSELKKEYTIILVSNNTKQIARITDYSAFFYLGDLVEYGPTERVFTYPSEKKTEDYISGKFG; encoded by the coding sequence ATGGATATTAAAATAAAGGTAGAAAAATTAAGTGTATCTTTCGGGAAAAATAAGGTTTTGAAAGATATTGATGTTGATGTGCACAGGCATATGGTTACAGGGTTTATGGGGCCTGCCGGAAGCGGTAAATCTACATTAATATCAATTCTGAACAGGATGATAGAGTTTGAAGACAATGTCAGTATCGAGGGCAAAGTCATTATTAATGGTATTGACATTATCAATGGTAATATAAATTCTGTGGAATTGAGAAGGCAGATCGGGACTGTATTTGCTGTTCCCATACCATTGCCCCGTTCAGTTTATGAAAATATTGCCTATGGTCCGAGACTGAAGGGTATAAAAGACAAGGAAGAGATTTACGCAATTGTAAAAGAAAGCCTTAAAAAGGCATTTTTATGGGATGAAATGAAAGACAGGCTTCAGATATCGGCATTAAAGTTGTCCGGCGGACAGCAGCAAAGGCTTTGTCTTGCGCGGACCCTTGCGTTGATGCCTGAGATAATATTACTTGATGAGCCGTGCTCAGGACTGGACCCTATATCTACCGCAAAAATAGAAGATGCTTTGAGCGAACTCAAGAAAGAATATACCATTATACTTGTTTCTAACAATACCAAACAAATTGCACGCATTACAGACTATTCGGCCTTTTTCTATCTTGGAGATCTTGTTGAGTACGGGCCGACTGAAAGGGTGTTTACCTACCCGTCAGAAAAAAAGACTGAAGACTACATCTCAGGGAAGTTCGGATGA
- the pstB gene encoding phosphate ABC transporter ATP-binding protein PstB, protein MMNNIALSTEKLNMYYGDFYALKNVDFNVYKKSITALIGPSGCGKSTLLRCFNRMNDLIDDVKITGDIFVNQQHIEEIDIIELRKKVGMVFQRPNPFPFTVYENMVYGLKIHGLTNRRKDHEIVERCLMAVGLWDDLKDKLHMPALSLSEEMKQRLCVARLLTVEPKIILLDEPCSALDPIATLRIEELMLELKKGYTILIVTHNMQQAARVSDYTGFMLLGDLVEFGKTSQIFTSPNDGRTEGYITGRFG, encoded by the coding sequence ATGATGAATAACATTGCCCTTTCAACAGAAAAACTTAATATGTATTACGGTGATTTCTATGCGTTGAAGAATGTGGACTTTAACGTTTATAAAAAATCAATTACAGCTCTCATAGGGCCTTCGGGCTGCGGCAAATCAACGTTGCTGCGTTGTTTCAACAGGATGAATGACCTTATTGATGATGTAAAAATCACAGGCGATATTTTTGTAAATCAGCAGCATATAGAGGAGATAGACATAATTGAACTGCGGAAAAAGGTGGGAATGGTCTTTCAAAGACCCAATCCGTTTCCTTTTACAGTCTATGAGAATATGGTATACGGCTTAAAGATACATGGCCTGACCAACAGAAGAAAAGATCACGAAATTGTGGAGCGATGCCTAATGGCTGTCGGGTTATGGGATGATTTGAAAGATAAATTGCATATGCCTGCGCTCAGCCTTTCTGAAGAGATGAAACAGAGGCTTTGTGTGGCAAGACTTCTTACTGTTGAACCTAAAATTATTCTCCTTGATGAACCCTGCTCGGCTCTTGACCCTATCGCAACTTTGAGAATAGAAGAGCTTATGTTGGAACTTAAAAAAGGCTATACGATCCTTATTGTTACCCACAATATGCAGCAGGCGGCAAGAGTTTCCGATTACACTGGTTTTATGCTTCTCGGTGATCTCGTGGAATTTGGAAAGACATCTCAGATATTTACATCTCCTAATGATGGAAGGACTGAAGGATATATAACCGGCAGATTCGGTTAA